In Papaver somniferum cultivar HN1 chromosome 1, ASM357369v1, whole genome shotgun sequence, a genomic segment contains:
- the LOC113350414 gene encoding uncharacterized protein LOC113350414, producing the protein MKKLKELKRILHEWNWKVFGNVHVKLKEAENKVKEAMQVSNSNPSNSVALEELVAAQNDHANREVQLNTLMRQKSRVKWIQEGAANTSFFHTNLKIRSSRNMISELEDSNGNVISDQEQIADNLVNHFKIKFEEQGVNIKEELLDVVPQLSDAEDQKFLDEIPSIEEIEKTVFDMDPESSPVQGARNAIQFRPIGLSNVLFKIFTKIITTRMSSLMVKLISPQQPAYIKGRSIQEKVMLASELVNEMKIKKRGGNVGLKLDISQAYDSVNWEFLIKFLRKYGFSSSWCDWLMALFQSARISFMVNGGPCGFFSVGRGLRQGYPLSPILFVLMEDVLSRNISKLVGMGRILPMVIRKGVHPTHLFFADDVFIFCNCAKKSLKNLLSLLDDYQLSSGQVINKSKSNFFVDGVTTARKQQISEVVNMELSHFSDKYLGVFLAPGRVTSAMVWLIVEQLQIKLAAWKGKLLSFQDRVILVKKFKIISWKRVCTPFKEGGLGIHRLEVINKVLLMKMLWKILNSKEEWAQFFNAKFKDKYGLWITSWKQSSIWKGIKWDWNYLKENVRWTVGNGANISVWFDTWVGDSPLVNQIGFSNLVQNNMNMRAASLLNGRHWCIPPELQELLPISCLPEIGNGNDRIIWTGHKSGNFVTSAAVERVRDKEPKLVWPDYIWKSFLHSSIASNIWKLQQDVYMDDEEMMKIGYDMVSRCCICHEQCDNMFHTLWKRKFSLEIWSWLGSIFGFKNPKSFEDISVAAKNKSPIIKEIWMTVACTTMKGLWFQRNKQLFEEIQPNCNAFKCRIYKAVQEGSYRMKGNQWNQEFDFQVLSFFKIGNRNIKYNCIKEIYWQAPETDFTMYCCVGASFGDPGKAGIGIIARDCRSQVIGTLTWGLGITLSSIADEFAILCVIEWAAFNGSTKVIIQSSSNTATQMFKSCDIPWYIRVRWLKVIDKFKKMELLHCIKEFNFSAIILATNGVGLKAGERNIHIGRPSSLKRIELPRMAYYYLC; encoded by the exons ATGAAGAAATTGAAGGAGCTAAAAAGAATACTTCATGAGTGGAATTGGAAGGTATTTGGTAATGTTCATGTTAAACTTAAAGAAGCTGAAAATAAAGTCAAGGAAGCAATGCAAGTTTCAAACTCAAATCCATCTAATTCAGTAGCATTGGAGGAGTTAGTTGCAGCTCAAAATGACCATGCAAATAGAGAAGTTCAGCTCAATACTCTAATGAGACAAAAATCTAGAGTTAAATGGATACAAGAGGGAGCAGCAAATACTAGTTTCTTTCATACTAATTTAAAAATAAGATCTTCAAGAAATATGATAAGTGAATTAGAGGATTCTAATGGTAATGTAATATCTGATCAAGAGCAGATTGCAGACAATCTTGTCAATCACTTCAAAATAAAGTTTGAAGAGCAAGGTGTTAATATTAAAGAAGAGCTTTTAGATGTTGTACCTCAGTTGAGTGATGCAGAAGACCAAAAGTTCTTAGATGAAATTCCTAGTATAGAGGAAATTGAAAAAACAGTTTTTGATATGGATCCTGAAAGTTCTCCAG TACAAGGTGCAAGGAATGCAATTCAGTTCAGGCCAATAGGTTTGAGTAATGTATTATTCAAAATCTTTACAAAAATTATTACTACAAGGATGAGTAGTCTTATGGTGAAACTGATATCTCCACAACAACCTGCATACATAAAAGGAAGAAGTATCCAAGAGAAAGTTATGCTTGCATCTGAATTGGTGAATgaaatgaagataaaaaaaagaGGTGGGAATGTTGGGCTTAAGTTGGATATTTCTCAGGCATATGACTCTGTCAATTGGGAATTTCTTATAAAATTTTTAAGGAAATATGGTTTTTCTTCCTCATGGTGTGACTGGTTAATGGCATTATTTCAGTctgcaagaatttcattcatggTGAATGGAGGACCATGTGGTTTTTTCTCAGTTGGGAGAGGTTTGAGGCAAGGATATCCATTATCTCCCATTCTTTTTGTGCTGATGGAGGATGTGCTGAGTAGAAATATATCAAAATTAGTTGGAATGGGTAGAATACTTCCTATGGTAATAAGAAAAGGTGTTCATCCAACTCAccttttctttgcagatgatgtatTTATCTTTTGCAATTGTGCTAAGAAGAGCTTAAAAAATTTATTATCTTTGCTAGACGATTACCAGCTCAGTTCAGGGCAAGTCATAAACAAAAGCAAGAGCAATTTTTTTGTGGATGGAGTTACAACtgcaagaaaacaacaaataagtgAAGTGGTAAATATGGAGTTATCTCATTTTTCAGATAAATATTTGGGTGTTTTCTTAGCTCCAGGAAGAGTAACTTCTGCAATGGTGTGGCTTATAGTGGAACAACTTCAAATAAAGCTTGCAGCTTGGAAAGGTAAATTGCTTTCATTTCAAGATAGAGTTATTCTTGTCAA GAAGTTCAAAATTATCTCATGGAAGAGAGTGTGCACTCCTTTTAAAGAAGGGGGCTTAGGAATACACAGACTTGAAGTGATAAACAAAGTGCTGTtgatgaaaatgttgtggaaaattcttaattctaaagaggaGTGGGCTCAGTTCTTTAATGCAAAATTTAAGGATAAATATGGACTTTGGATTACTTCATGGAAACAATCATCTATTTGGAAAGGGATAAAATGGGATTGGAattatttaaaagaaaatgtaAGGTGGACTGTAGGTAATGGAGCCAATATATCAGTCTGGTTTGATACATGGGTTGGAGATTCACCATTGGTAAATCAGATTGGTTTCTCTAATTTGGTTCAAAATAATATGAATATGAGGGCAGCAAGTCTGTTAAATGGGAGACATTGGTGCATTCCTCCTGAGTTACAAGAATTACTACCCATATCTTGCTTGCCTGAAATTGGAAATGGTAATGATCGTATAATATGGACTGGGCATAAAAGTGGTAATTTTGTTACTTCAGCTGCAGTAGAGAGAGTTAGAGACAAAGAACCAAAACTGGTATGGCCTGACTACATATGGAAATCTTTCTTACATTCTAGTATAGCTAGTAATATTTGGAAGCTACAGCAAGATGTCTATATGGATGATGAGGAAATGATGAAAATAGGCTATGACATGGTATCTAGATGTTGTATCTGTCATGAACAATGTGATAATATGTTTCATACACTTTGGAAGCGCAAATTCAGTCTGGAGATTTGGTCTTGGCTTGGATCtatttttggttttaaaaatccAAAATCTTTTGAAGACATCAGTGTAGCTGCAAAAAATAAGAGCCCAATCATCAAAGAGATTTGGATGACTGTTGCATGTACTACAATGAAAGGTCTGTGGTTTCAAAGAAACAAACAGTTGTTTGAGGAAATTCAGCCAAATTGCAATGCATTCAAATGTAGGATATATAAAGCAGTACAAGAAGGAAGCTACAGAATGAAAGGCAATCAATGGAACCAAGAATTTGATTTTCAAGTTTTGTCATTCTTCAAAATTGGTAATAGAAATATTAAATACAATTGCATCAAAGAAATCTATTGGCAAGCTCCTGAAACAGATTTTACTATGTATTGTTGTGTTGGTGCATCATTTGGAGATCCAGGTAAAGCTGGTATTGGGATTATTGCTAGAGATTGCAGAAGTCAGGTAATTGGTACTCTTACATGGGGTCTTGGTATAACTCTTTCTTCCATTGCAGATGAATTTGCTATATTATGTGTTATTGAATGGGCTGCTTTTAATGGAAGTACCAAGGTAATTATCCAATCAAGTTCAAATACTGCTACTCAAATGTTTAAAAGTTGTGATATACCTTGGTACATCAGAgtaagatggttaaaagtgattGATAAGTTTAAGAAAATGGAATTATTACACTGCATAAAGGAATTTAACTTTTCAGCAATCATATTAGCAACCAATGGGGTAGGCTTGAAAGCAGGAGAAAGAAATATTCACATTGGAAGACCCTCTTCTCTTAAGAGGATTGAGCTGCCAAGAATGGCTTATTATTACTTATGTTGA